The stretch of DNA GCATCAGCCATGGCGCGGTGAATACGTTCCCGGGCCTTGTACACACCGCCCGTCAAGCCATGAAAGCCGGGGGCGCCTGAAGTCCGTGACCGCAAGGGTCGGCCTAGGGTGAAACCGGTGATTGGGGCTAAGTCGTAACAAGGTAGCCGTACCGGAAGGTGCGGCTGGAACACCTCCTTTCTGGATGGGCTTACCTTCATCTTTTTTGAGATGGTTTTGGGTTTTGTTTGTTCTTAGCTCTTGTGCCTCTACTATTGTCTTTCTTTCCCGATAGGTTCCTCAGAGTCTTTAGGTTATAGATTTTGTTAAGCCTCCTGAGTCCTATAGCTCAGTTGGTTAGAGCGCCACACTGATAATGTGGAGGTCGGCAGTTCAAGTCTGCCTGGGACTACATCTGATTTGATAGAGTGATGTTTGAGGGTGGTAAGTTTACCTGAGCGTATACCTTTTATATGTAGGAGGTAAGTGAAGGAACCTTGGATTAGGAATCCCTATTTTTAGGGGGATTAGCTCAGCTGGCTAGAGCACCTGCTTTGCAAGCAGGGGGTCAACGGTTCGAATCCGTTATTCTCCACTTTGCGATGTGTATATATCGCATGAGTTCTTTGGCATATTGATACAAGCAAGACTGCATGAATAGACGAGGCAAATGATTGCCTATAATAGATGATGTAGCTGAAGTATGGGTATCTATCTTGATTTTATTTAAGGTAGTACTTTTTAAAGAAGCGAGATAAGGGCGCATGGCGGATGCCTAGGCTCACAGAGGCGATGAAGGACGTGATAAGCTGCGATAAGCTGCGTGTAGGTGCAAATAGCCATTGATACGCAGATTTCCGAATGGGACAACCCACCTGTTAGAAGGACAGGTATCACTGCAAAGGTAGTGAGGCAAACCGGGGGAACTGAAACATCTTAGTACCCCGAGGAAAAGAAAATAATTAAATGATTCCCTTAGTAGTGGCGAGCGAAGTGGGAAAAGCCCAAACCGGTGTTGTATTTTTGCAATGCCGGGGTAGTAGGACCGCGTTGTTGTACTTATTTGTTGAGAAGAACTCTTTGGAAAGAGAGATCATAGAGGGTGATAATCCCGTATTCGAAGACAATTAAGACATAGCGGTATCCTGAGTAGCGCGGGACACGAGAAATCCTGTGTGAATCTGCCGGGACCATCCGGTAAGGCTAAATACTCCTGTGAGACCGATAGTGAAATAGTACCGTGAGGGAAAGGTGAAAAGCACCCCAATGAGGGGAGTGAAATAGTTCCTGAAACCATGCGCCTACAAGCGGTCGGAGCTGCTTTTAGCAGTGACGGCGTGCCTTTTGCATAATGAACCTACGAGTTACCGTTACCAGCAAGGTTAAGAGTCATGAGACTTGAATCCGTAGTGGAAGCGAGCCTGAATAGGGCGTTTAAGTTGGTAGTGGTAGACGCGAAACCAAGTGATCTACACATGTCCAGGATGAAGTCCCGGTAACGCGGGATGGAGGTCCGAACGGATAAGCGTTGAAAAGCTTCCCGATGAGATGTGTGTAGGAGTGAAAGGCCAATCAAACTTGGAGATAGCTCGTACTCCCCGAAAGGCATTTAGGTGCCGCGTGCAGTGTTCTCCTCAGGAGGTAGAGCGACCGATAGGTCAAGAGGGCTTCACCGCCTATCGCGACCTGACGAACTCCGAATGCCTGTGGACAGAAGCTGTGCAGTAAGGGGGCGGGTGCTAAGGTCCGTCCCCGAGAGGAGAAGAATCCGGACCGCCGTCTAAGGTCCCGAAGTTTTGCCTAAGTTAGTCTAACGAAGTATGTTCCCGGTGACAGCCAGGATGTTGGCTTGGAAGCAGCCATTCATTCAAAGAGTGCGTAACAGCTCACTGGTCGAGGGGACGTGCATGGATAATAATCGGGTATAAGGCAAACACCGAAGACGCGGGATAGTAATGTAAATTAAAAGTATCGGTAGGGGAGCATTCCATGTGCGTAGAATGCGAGGGGTGACCCTTTCTGGAGCGCATGGAAAAGCAAATGTAGGTATAAGTAACGATAAGGAGGGTAAGATTCCCTCCCGCCGTAAGACTAAGGTTTCCCGGGCAATGTCAATCACCCCGGGGTTAGTCGGGCCCTAAGGCTCAGCCGAACGGCGAAGCCGATGGCAGATGCGGTTAATATTCCGCAACTACCTCAGGGAGCGACGCGGAGACGGAGGCGTGACACCACCGCGGAGCGACGGACTGCTCCGTTGAAGGACGTAGATGTAGAGGAAGGCAGGCAAATCCACCTTCCGAGTTGAACTCCGAAAGTATGCCCTTCCCTTCGGGGAAAGGCAATAGCGTGGGTAATCAAACTCCCGAGAAAATCCGCTAAGCATCATCTCTGTGGTACCCGTACCGTAAACGGACACACGTAGTCGAGTAGAATATACTCAGGCGTTGGGAGATTCATGGTTAAGGAACTAGGCAAATTGACCCCGTAACTTCGGGATAAGGGGTCCTCATAGCAATATGAGGCGCAGAGAATAGGTCCAGGCAACTGTTTAACAAAAACACAGGGCTGTGCGAACTCGAAAGATGAAGTATACAGCCTGACACCTGCCCGGTGCCGGAAGGTTAAGAGGAGATGTCACCAGCAATGGGAAGCATTGAATTGAAGCCCCGGTAAACGGCGGCCGTAACTATAACGGTCCTAAGGTAGCGAAATTCCTTGTCGGGTAAGTTCCGACCTGCACGAATGGTGTAATGATCCGGACACTGTCTCAACCATGATCCCAGTGAAATTGTAGTATCGGTGAAGATGCCGATTACCCGCGATGGGACGAAAAGACCCCGTGAACCTTTACTGCATCTTAGCGTTGACCTTGGCCATCCGATGTGTAGGATAGGCCGGAGGCTTTGAAGCATGGGCGCCAGCCTGTGTGGAGCCATCCTTGAAATACGGCCCTTTGGCTGTCCGAGGTCTAACCCGCTTATTGTGGGGACATCGCTTGGTGGGCAGTTTGACTGGGGTGGTCGCCTCCAAAAGCGTAACGGAGGCTTCCAAAGGTACCCTCAGGTCGATTGGTAACCGACCTCATAGAGTGCAATGGCAAAAGGGTGCTTGACTGGGAGGCAGACATGCCGATCAGGCAGGAAACTGGGGCATAGTGATCCGGCGGATGTGTATGGAAACTCCGTCGCTCAAAGGATAAAAGGTACTCCGGGGATAACAGGCTGATCCCCCCCAAGAGCTCACATCGACGGGGTGGTTTGGCACCTCGATGTCGGCTCGTCACATCCTGGGGCTGGAGAAGGTCCCAAGGGTTGGGCTGTTCGCCCATTAAAGTGGCACGCGAGCTGGGTTCAGAACGTCGTGAGACAGTTCGGTCTCTATCTATCGTGGGCGTTGGAGCTTTGCGTGGCTCTGTCACTAGTACGAGAGGACCGTGATGGACAGACCTCCGGTCTACCGGTTGTGCCGCCAGGTGCACCGCCGGGTAGCCGAGTCTGGATCGGATAAGCACTGAAAGCATCTAAGTGCGAAGCCGGCCGCAAGATAAGAGCTCCTCATCAGGGCCGTTCAAGACGAGGACGTTGATAGGGCACAGGTGTAAAGGCGGCGACGCCAAAGCCGAGTGCTACTAATTGCCCGAAAGCTTCTTTTCTGCCCCATCCTCCGCCACATCAGAAATTGTGTCTTTCGTCATCCCTGATGGATGGCGAATGACATGAGGAAAGCAATCGTTGATATAGGATCTCGATGAATACTCATGCATCTTAGCTTGTACAATGCGCCAACCCCTTTTGGGTGGCTATTGCGGCGGTGTTCCACCTCTTCCCATTCCGAACAGAGCAGTTAAGCCCGCTTGCGCCGATGGTACTGCAATGCAATGCGGGAGAGTAGGAGGCCGCCCCCTTTCAAAAACCCTCCTTGGAGGATGCCCCTGAAGCGGGAGCATCCTCCTTTTTTTAGTTGACGAGTTGATAAGTTAACGAGTTGACAAGGAGCAGTGAGATGCCAAGACAAAGAAAACGCATGATAAAAGCTAAGAAAACGGCGTGCAAAAGCTAAGGAAACGCAATGCAAAAGCTAAGGAAATGAAAGGTGCTTTGTAGAGATCTGAAAATCAGAAGAGTTGATAGAGAAATGACGACATCGAGTTGCTGAGTGGCTCAAAACCGCCGCGGAGACCAAATTGATGGAATTGAGCGACTCAGTAACACCACGGAGAACAATTTGATGCAATTGAGCGACGCAATAACACCACGGAGAGCAAATTGGTGCAATTGAGCGACTCAGTAACGCCGCGGAGAGTAATTTGATGAAATTGAGTGACTCAGTAACGCCACGGAGAACAAATTGGTGGAATTGAGTGACTCAATAACACCGCGGAGGGCAATTTAGTGCAATTGAGTGACTCAGTAACGCTGCGGAGAGCAGTTTAGCGGTAGACGATGGAGCAGGATAGGAAGAGAGAAGATGATTCTTTGGTTGGCTGCATTTTTTTTCGTACCTTTGCAGCCGATAAGAATAAGGATAGGCTTTTTCTTTTGTTTTGGAAGGGTCTATTCGCTAAGGTATCTAACGGGACTGAGACTATGGCTTAACTTATTTCTCATAAAGCAATAGTCGCGAGCAAATCAGGTTTTTTTGATGATGATGTTGCTTAGGTTCCATAAATATGTTATTATGGAGAGATTGAAGAAAATTGTATGTTTATGTTTTACAATTTTATGTTTATGGCCAGGCAAAGTCTTGGCGGAAGGAAATGAAGAGAAGGGCCAGGAAGGAAGATTTGATTGGACACCAGTGATGGAAGCCATCATCAAGGTAGAAAGCAACGGAAACAGACTGGCCAGATGTGGGCAATCGGTTGGGGTCATGCAGATTACGCCGATTTTGGTTGCAGAGTGCAATCAGATTCTCAAAAAGCTGAAAAAAAGCGGAAAGTATCGATTGGTTGACCGACTGAGTGTGTCGAAATCGAAAGAAATGTTTCTCTTGATACAGGCGATACACAATCCGATGAACGACGTTGAGAAGGCGATACGTTCGTGGAACGGCGGAATGAAGTACAGTGTGCGGCGTACGCAACGGTATTTCGAGAAAGTGAAAAAGGCGATGAAGATGACGGAATAGCGGTGTTTGAGCTGCATCCGGCATGAAGAAATGCAGAAGGGACGAGCCACTTTAGGCCCGTCCCTTTTACGTTGTAGAGGAGGGTTTGAACTGCAAGCGGGAGTCTGAGTTTGGCGATTTCTCGTCTTTGTGCTATCTTTGTGTCTGATAATCATTCAAAAAAAGATTTATGAACAACATGACATTCATCATCGCATTGGGCATTATTGCCGTGTTGGTGATTTGGGGAGTGAGTATTTACAACAATCTTGTGAAGTTGCGCAACAACCGTGAGAATGCTTTTGCCAACATCGATGTACAGTTGAAACAGCGTCATGACCTCGTGCCGCAGTTGGTAGCGACAGTGAAAGGATATGCCGAACACGAGCGGGCGACGTTTCAACGAGTGACCGAGGCCCGTGCTGCGGCGATGGGTGCGACGAGTATCAACGACAAGGTGCAGGCCGAGAATCTCTTGTCCAGTGCGTTGGCCGGACTGAAAGTCTCGCTCGAGGCCTATCCCGAGCTCAAGGCGAATACCAATTTTATGCAGTTGCAGCAGGAGATTTCCGATTTGGAAAATAAGTTGGCAGCCGTTCGGCGGTTCTTCAACTCAGCCACACGAGAGTTCAACAACGCCGTGCAGACTTTCCCGTCGAATCTTTTTGCGCGGATGTTCGGTTTCCAAAAAGAACCGATGTTTGAGATTCCGCAGGAGCAACGCGCCGAGATGGACAAAGCCCCCGAGGTGAAATTCTGACCGTTCAATGGCTCTTGCAGATGAAATACGTAGGAATGCAAACCCAAATCAGGCGCAACAACATGCTCAGCGTGTTGTTGTTGCTTTTGTTTCCGCTCATCATTCTGGTCACGGTGTGGGGCTTTCTGGCATTGGTCAACTATTTCGGCAATAGCAGTTATGATGCCTCGGGGCAGCTCATTCGGCAACTCGACATCGCCACGGTGAATGCCTATTTCCTGCAAACGCTACCGTGGGTGGTGGGCATTGTAGGCGTATGGTTTGCCATTGCCTATTTTGCCAATGCCTC from Prevotella sp. oral taxon 475 encodes:
- a CDS encoding LemA family protein; protein product: MTFIIALGIIAVLVIWGVSIYNNLVKLRNNRENAFANIDVQLKQRHDLVPQLVATVKGYAEHERATFQRVTEARAAAMGATSINDKVQAENLLSSALAGLKVSLEAYPELKANTNFMQLQQEISDLENKLAAVRRFFNSATREFNNAVQTFPSNLFARMFGFQKEPMFEIPQEQRAEMDKAPEVKF
- a CDS encoding lytic transglycosylase domain-containing protein, with protein sequence MEAIIKVESNGNRLARCGQSVGVMQITPILVAECNQILKKLKKSGKYRLVDRLSVSKSKEMFLLIQAIHNPMNDVEKAIRSWNGGMKYSVRRTQRYFEKVKKAMKMTE